Below is a genomic region from Deltaproteobacteria bacterium.
TCTTTCCGATTTATTTATATAAACATCGCTATTTCTTTAAAATTTTTTCTGCAGACCGTTTCAATTTTTTTTCCGTCTGACAATTCATGCTAGTTTCAATATATTTAAAAAAACAGACATTATATCTAACAAATGAATTATCGACCCTGTTGAAGATCTGATTTTTGAATTATTTTGTATTTATTTAAGCTAGATTAAATAATGACTCTACTTGGTTTTTAATGAAACTTGCCAAAAACCAAGAGAAATAATGGTCTCAAACGAATACCAATTGTTAACAATTTTTCTGAAGGAACCAATTCAAAAATTGGTTTGGATAACTCTGTTATTTTTAAGATTAAACCTCAAAAAGTACCGGATTTATTTGTTCAATTTTAGACATACTATCAAAATGACCCATTCCAATAGGCAATAAACCTAAATTCCTACTTTTTTTAACTGCATAATTAACTAATCTTTGTTGGGAAATTTTAAGTTTAGAAATTCTAGCAGGAACAATTTTTCCACCGTCAGCAATATACTTGTAAAGAGAAACAGGATCTTTATAATCAATTTGCATTAAACTTTTAGCGGTAATTTTTTTCTTTTTTTGATCTAAGTCTTTTTTCATTTTTATCCTTTTTCTAAAAAAATATTGATTTATACATAAATTGATTATAGGACTGTATACTCCATAGTTAGAATATTTTCAAAGGGTTTTTATATGTCTGTGTGTGAATTAACTGGAAAGCGTCCTATTGTAAAAAACTTAGTGAGTCATTCCAATATTAAAACAAAAAAAGTAGTGCAACCTAATGTTCAGTATAAAAAGTTGTTTAGCAAAAAATTGACAAAGTTTTTCAAGTTGAAAGTTGCGGTAAGTACT
It encodes:
- the rpsR gene encoding 30S ribosomal protein S18; its protein translation is MKKDLDQKKKKITAKSLMQIDYKDPVSLYKYIADGGKIVPARISKLKISQQRLVNYAVKKSRNLGLLPIGMGHFDSMSKIEQINPVLFEV
- the rpmB gene encoding 50S ribosomal protein L28, with protein sequence MSVCELTGKRPIVKNLVSHSNIKTKKVVQPNVQYKKLFSKKLTKFFKLKVAVSTLRTLDHSGGFDSFLMLQPDSALSRRAFKIKQLLVENKK